A window of the Clupea harengus chromosome 8, Ch_v2.0.2, whole genome shotgun sequence genome harbors these coding sequences:
- the mcama gene encoding cell surface glycoprotein MUC18 isoform X6 translates to MACRKDTLLLVALLSFVTFYVRAKVDIDMDDTVSVYRGDPAELHCRYSFSEEPSMMMVQWFVKYPNGSRERISYRDLTIERVDEGTDYTDRITVAGDSNSETLTVLTVKLSDEREFFCQVNGMAAGNGERKTHLAVFDPPEAPVIEGVHSGISVSSHLLSKIASCEARKGYPRPNITWYRDETPLIPINGEINVVTLVTREASGFYTVQSELQYKITKEDKDALFSCKVSYFVPGDVRTSASQDINITVHYPTTNVELWRELPKGLVKEGDTVEIRCQGDGNPPPPYTFNREQQPEIELDSTNGQLVLHEVTRRDSGVYQCRTLDLDTEEDVVGNMHLTVHYLDPAVVVPKDSEVMSKGESLTATCNALSSLNTSTVWFKDDREIGRGHMLFLEDATFDTAGEYVCEVSVPTLAGFQSTGSVHIIVQGVPKIKDAENVDMEERAGKWVNLSCEARGYPRPIIAWSIYGTQSWREVLNRVTEDSVQSLVTLKVTSDITAICNATNDMGVETKTHSIKSMSMVTPAAKFQAEGSGIIIVIIIICILLLAILGSVLYFLYKKGKLPCGRSGKQEITAEKPNKEDIVVEMKAEKTEEAVLLKGVNGDKKPMNDQ, encoded by the exons ATGGCTTGCCGGAAAGATACGTTGTTGCTTGTAGCCTTGCTCTCTTTCGTCACTTTTTATG TGAGGGCCAAGGTAGACATCGACATGGATGACACCGTGTCTGTATACAGGGGGGACCCGGCAGAGCTCCACTGCCGCTACTCCTTCTCTGAGGAGCCGTCGATGATGATGGTCCAGTGGTTTGTT AAATACCCCAATGGCAGCAGGGAGAGGATCTCTTACCGTGACCTGACCATAGAGAGAGTGGACGAGGGCACAGATTACACGGACCGGATCACGGTGGCTGGGGACAGCAACAGCGAGACCCTGACCGTTCTCACCGTTAAGCTGTCGGACGAAAGGGAGTTCTTTTGCCAGGTGAATGGCATGGCAGCGGGAAACGGCGAGAGAAAGACCCACCTCGCGGTGttcg ATCCCCCGGAAGCTCCAGTGATTGAAGGAGTCCATTCAGGCATTTCTGTGTCCAGTCATCTCCTATCCAAG ATTGCATCTTGTGAGGCCAGGAAAGGATACCCTAGaccaaacataacatggtaccGTGACGAAACTCCACTCATCCCCATAAACGGAG AAATCAATGTGGTCACCTTGGTGACCCGTGAGGCCAGTGGTTTCTACACAGTGCAGAGCGAGCTTCAGTACAAGATCACCAAAGAGGACAAGGACGCGCTCTTCTCCTGCAAGGTCAGCTACTTCGTGCCAGGGGATGTCAGGACCTCTGCATCGCAGGACATCAACATCACTGTGCACT ATCCCACGACGAATGTTGAGCTGTGGAGAGAACTGCCTAAAGGCCTGGTCAAAGAGGGGGACACAGTGGAAATCCGTTGCCAGGGTGACGGCAACCCCCCACCACCTTACACTTTCAACCGAGAACAA CAACCTGAGATTGAGCTCGACTCAACCAACGGACAGCTGGTTCTCCATGAGGTAACCCGGAGGGACAGTGGGGTGTATCAGTGCCGCACTTTGGATTTGGACACAGAGGAGGACGTGGTGGGAAACATGCATCTCACAGTGCATT ATCTCGACCCTGCTGTGGTGGTGCCGAAAGATTCAGAGGTCATGTCCAAAGGGGAGAGTCTTACGGCGACCTGCAATGCTCTGTCTTCTCTCAACAcctccacggtgtggttcaAG GATGATAGAGAGATCGGCCGAGGCCACATGTTGTTCTTGGAGGACGCCACGTTTGACACCGCAGGAGAGTACGTCTGTGAAGTCTCTGTGCCTACTCTGGCAGGCTTTCAGAGTACTGGTTCTGTCCACATCATTGTCCAAG GTGTACCTAAAATTAAGGATGCAGAGAATGTTGATATGGAGGAAAGAGCAGGGAAATGGGTGAACTTGAGCTGTGAAGCACGTGGGTACCCCAGACCCATTATTGCTTGGAGTATTTATGGAACCCAG AGCTGGCGCGAGGTGCTGAACAGAGTCACAGAGGACAGCGTTCAGAGTTTGGTGACTCTTAAAGTCACGTCCGACATCACGGCCATCTGTAATGCCACAAACGACATGGGTGTGGAGACCAAGACCCACAGCATCAAATCCA TGTCCATGGTGACCCCAGCAGCAAAATTTCAAG CAGAAGGCAGTGGCATTATCATCgtgatcatcatcatctgtaTCCTTCTGCTGGCCATCCTGGGCAGCGTCCTCTATTTCCTTTACAAGAAAGGAAAGCTGCCCTGCGGACGCTCAGGCAAACAAGAAAT CACCGCTGAGAAACCCAACAAAGAAGACATTGTGGTCGAGATGAAGGCTGAAAAGACTGAGGAAGCAGTTCTTCTCAAGGGGGTCAATGGTGACAAAAAACCTATGAATGATCAG TAA